From Ananas comosus cultivar F153 linkage group 2, ASM154086v1, whole genome shotgun sequence:
TGGCGAAGAACCCCATCACCAGCTGCATCTCAATCACCAGCGTGTACGTGATCGGCCGCTTCGCCCTCCGATATGTCAGCTCCACTAGTGGAAGCACCAACCCGTACAGCGCTGCGGCGCCGATTGTGAGGAAGAAGCCCATGTAGTACTGACCCCTATCGTAAGACAAACAAACTAACTAACTTCTATCTCTAAAAGGCTATAAACGTGACCAGAGAatggtgttttaatattttataatatgttCAGCAGGAGCACCTGCTGACGCCCGGAGGGCGGTCGGAGCGGACATGGAGGCCGAGGATGACGGCGCCGACAGTGAGGAGGGCGACGGCGTTGAGGGAGTACGGGGTGAAGCGCTGGCGGACGAGGAGGAAGGCAAAGAGGGCGGTGAAGGCGAGATGGGTGGAGATGAGGATGGCGGCGGTGGAGACGGGGAGGAAGGCGAGGCCGTAGGCGTAGAGGAAGTCGTCGAGCCCCGTGAGGAGGCCGAGGACGGCgcaggggaggaggaggcgaggtGTTGCGAAGACGGAGGGCGGGGTGCGGGAGACTGCGAGGAGGGGGACGAGGAGGAGGGGCCAGCCGGCCGTCTCGAGGAAGCTGGACAGCCAAATGCGGTGGCCGCCGCGGCGGAAGTAAAGACGGAGCAGGAGAGGGCCGCCGGTGTTGCCGAGAGCCATGAGCACGCAGTTGAGCACGACCAGGAAGCGCTTTAGCCCGCTGCTCATGATCCCTAcacgctgctgctgctgttgctgcagGTTGTTATCACGGCCTTCATGATCAATATCCATGATTTTGGTATATATTGTTTGTGTGTTAGATAAAGGAAAGGAATTAAAGGTAGTAATTAGCTATGTCAATGCATCAAactatgtaaaaaaaataacagttATGTCGAAACAAGGCCTTAATTTTGTTCCttgtcatttattttatttgctttgtgtttctttttttttttttttttttctctgtttccGAACTTTCAAGTTTATCGAGCAGAACTCGTGAAAGACTTTTCGTATTTATCTAGTTGCTTTCTTTGACTAATACACGGAGATCGAACCATACGGCCTTTATGATTTAACATGACAATCATTGTTgattcaagtttttttttttttgtttttttgcttttttttttcggctccCACATTCCACTGCGTGGCTAATTGTTATTTAATAAttgtcttttatttttgttaaaaaaagttactcctatgaaaaaaaaaaaaaacccactgAGTTAGAAGAGAGTTTGAACATGAATATTACCCTTTGTGAAAAGTCTCCGGGAACTCACTTGATTTACCTATTTTAggctataaaaaatattttattaatttttatagttgttatttattttataagaattaGATTCTTATTCCACTCCGCAATAGGAATAAACCAATTTATTTACCGTCAAATTCGGTTTTGAATTCTATACTAATTTATTCCAAATTAAGCCACTTAAATTCCTCTctgacaaatatatattttttttctagtttcaacactctcctctctcttagccaaaatcttttttcaaaattctaaacaTTCATTACATTTCAATACagttaaaatcaaaaaaaaaaaaaaatcttcatccTGAGGATaggcaaaagaaaaattaaataaaacaaaaacgtCACATGCCAAGTACTGGGACCATATGTTATTGCGATCCACTTAAGTATGTGGGGTTGGGTTGGTCACTACCGCATCGCAGATTAATTGTGACTGGGCAAGTTCATTTTTCAGTTTGTCTACGAGTAATGTATGGTAACAGGCTAATTGGTTGCTATCATGCCACGTCTCTCTACAGAAATTGATAGCAGGTACTTCCTTTCCCCTTCGCTGAACAATAACTTGTCGTgaagatattttttttcttcgaaTTAAGATGTTGAAAGTGCGCTAGTTGTTTTGATTTTGCAGTTTCGAGCGACTCTGAATTTACCAGTAAATTAATAGTTTATAAGAAAACACAGACAGTGACATCTAATCAGTTCCAAAAGTATATGTTATTTGGGTGAGGTCACCAGTTCATTTTCTGATTGTGCTTTAACGTACATAAATAAATAGTCTCCGTACCCGCACATTGTAGTAGAACCACGATGGCCACTTAACCtatccgttttttttttttttattaacctGGAAAGCTAAAAAGATGGCCACTAATAGCTTTTAGCCTTGGTTTAAAGAGAGGATGGATAGGTAACACTGTCCTGTATACTGTGCGGGTGCGAGGAGGAAACTGTCGACCATCTTTTCACACGGTGCGTCTTTTTGAAATTCCTACTGATGACGTTCTTGGATAACGCCTAGCCTACTGATTGGGGGGATGATGTGATGTCGGTCTGGGATAGATGGACGGATAGGATTGGATCGCAATCAACGAAGCTGAAGATAACAAGATTGGTAGCTTGTTGGTGGGTTATTTGGGAGATCAGGAACGGTGTAATCTTTAGGAAGGCCCGGTCGGACCCCCTCCTTATGTCTTGTAGGATTAAGCAGTTTTTGAATCTTTGGAAACTGTTTCTCCCAGCTAATCGGAGGCTCAGTTGTAGtcggtagtttttttttttttttttttccgccccCTCCAAGGCTGTTGTTGTCTCACGCATGTAGTCTAGTTCattttttcaatgaatgaaacgggtaccgtgctacctttttcttaacccaaaaaaaaagcttcTAGCCTTGGCGTGCACAAATTCTATTGGGATGCATTTGTACCCACTAATTCTCTAGGGGAAACGTAAATTGGTACGGTTGGGCCCATTATTTAATGCGGCCAAACCTAAGTACGAACAATGTTTATATTCATTTTATGGGCCTTAGTAAGGCCCATGAACCCAATCACTGTCAAAAAGTTGGCTCGTTGTttacttcatttttttatttttatttttttgaggaaCAAACTTGTGAGCTATTCAGTTGTTACAAATTTGGATTGGAATCACTGTATTCTCtatttaatgggtaattttatcatttttgccttttctattaaggccccgtttggatacttACTGGTAGAAAAATTATCGTATAAAGtgtttgggagaaaaaaaaataacgtaaaTTTTGGAGTATAAttaaactatactccaaaaaatagagtaaaattataatgCACTCTaatcaaagaaaaataatttcatcATTCTTGAGTAAAGATGCATcaagttctaacttttaaatttcaacataaaattttaaatttcaacatagatttcaaaatttaaattttaaattttataatttaatttatattcaaattttaaattttaatttttataatttaatttatattcaaaattttaatttcaaatttaaaatttgaattttaaattttaaatatcaaaaattaatttttttaatttcaaaatataaatgtcaaattttaaattttaaatNttttaaattttaaattttaaatttcaaattttaaattttaaattttaaaatttaaattttaaattttaaattttaaatttcaaattttaaattttaaattttaaattttaaatttcaaatttcaaactttaattttcaaattttaacttttaaatttaaatttaaatttaaaatttgaaatttgaaatttgaaatttcaaatctcaaatctcatagttcaaatttcaaaatttgaactttaaattttaaatttatttttaaaatttaaaatttaaatttataattttaaatttgaaatttgaaatttgaaatttaaaatttaaaattttaaattttaaatctcaaatctcatagctcaaatttcaaaatttgaaatttatttttaaaattttaaaatttaaatttgaaatttaaaatttaaaattttaaaattttaaaattaaatttagattttcatatttaaatatttagtttttaaattttaaatttcaaattttaaaaattttaatttaaaatttaaaattttacatttcatgtatcaaattttaaattttaaatttcattaaaattttaaattttaaatttaaaatttagaaaaatttcgtGAAATTAAACAATGCGCATccaaacaatttaaaaattgaatatgtGGACTTTTTTTTAGTGTTACATGATTTCCTATTTTATTAGTACCAAATCACAGTTAATAAAATCAGTAAAAATTTCTCCAGTGTCAACTCAAGAACACGGCCTATGCCGCTGCCATCGTCTTCGTATTCGTCGTCCACGTGATCATAACTTCATAAGTTGGCTGTTTCTCGACAAGCTCAAGTTTGGCGTCATCGTCGCCGTGGTCACCCTCGACTTCTCGTGGtgggtggcggtggcggtgcaGTTCGGGTATGTCATGTGGGGCGGGTGCCCGGACTCGCGGAAGGCGTTCTCCTTTGAAGCCTTCTACGAGCTCCGGGAGTTCGTCAAGCTGTCGGCTGCTTCCGGTGTCACGCGATGGTTCGTTTGTCCTTTCTGAacgttattattatatacataatttcCTATTAAAGTTTAATCATTCAATGTGTCACTCGTTGGAGCAGCTTGGAGTACTGGTACTACAGAACAGTGCTTTTGTTAGCTGGTAATCTCAAGAATGCAGAGACTGCCGTGGATGCCCTTTCTGTTTGGTAACAAAAATCCAACTTATGTTCTATCATCTTGAGGCATCTTAGAGATAGATTAGCAAAGAACAACTAAAGAAACATTATAAAGTGCGAAAAACATACGTGTCCTAAACAATTGAGGATCTCTTCTTAATGGACTTTTTGTACAAAATAAAGCGTGAATCGATCAGAGGAAAATTCGGTTGGCTTTAGCTGAATAATCCAAGATTTACTCTGCGATTAATACATGATCTAAAACTAACAAGAACTTCGTGTAATATCTTTCtacaaatatttgtttatttggaCAGTATGAACATTAATTAATGTCTGGGAGATGATGATTCCGCGCGATGTCATTCTTTCAAGCTGCCATCGTCTTGGCGGGAACTTCGACGGCGATAGGCCTCTTCTTTTGGGCCGTAATTATAGGTTTGCACCACAAGATTGCTCTCATCTTCTCGTCAAGTTCAGTCGTGCTTGAGGCCGTCGACAAACTTACTCCCCTGCTGGCCTTCGCCATTCCCCTCAATAGCATCCAACCAATTCTCTCTGGTAAGCTTGTACCTCTGTTTCTGGATTTCATATTTCTCGATAAAATGACGTGTAAATAAATGCGGAAATTCTGAAACTTTCGTATATAAAACTCGGCTCAAACTGCTCGCATTACAAGCAAATAATGGTTCCACTACATAATGTTTGATTAGTAACAGAGCAGTGCTTTGTGTGTAGGTGTTGCAGTACATGTAGGTTCAGGGTGGCAAGGATTGGTGGCAAATGTGAATATTGGAACCTACTACATTATGCTGGAATCGTACTTGGATGGGTCTACAACCTTGGTGTCTTGGTATGACCACCTAATTTCTCAGTTCTATCAAAATTGCCGCTTTTAGAGACCTCATAAATGGAACTTATTTAGTATGCCAACAAAATTCTGGATAGTTTCTCAGATAAAATGTATACATCTACTACTCAATAGTGTttcttcatgtttttttttaaaagatccCTCAACCATGTAGCTCCAATTcaagtaatatatattttgtaagtTGTGAGTAGCAGGGTATCTGGGATGGATTGATTGGTGGACCTGCAGTTCAAACAGTCATTTTGGCCCTCATCAAAACTAGATGTAATTGGGGCATAGAGTTGAATTAAtttaccttttctttcttttctttttttttttctacttttgctTTTAACTTCTGAAGTTTTATTGCATTTGTATTCAGATCATTCCTTAACGCATAATAACTTTGAGATTTCACTTGTAGGAAAAAATTGCGAATGCGCAGATGCAGAAGTGGGCAGTTTATTCACTAAGCACCtgtttggttcggagttaaggggtggaataagtTCTTAACCCCGAAGTTTTTCCCAAATGCCCAATTTGGAGATGAGGTTAGCCAACCCCACCACACCCCatcccaccccaccccactacttcaaccaaacaaaacactattttatccactatccttcttatcccatctattccaaccaaatactattttatatatatctggactaaacccaattttcaaccaaacacaaaattactctaaccccaccttaaccctgaacttaactctatttttGGAATAACAAAGTTTTTACTTAACcagaaccaaacggtagctaagTCTTTAGTTGGAAAACAAAAATGTTATGCTTTGATTGTTTgagatgtataaaaaaaaaattgtaccaTCAGTAAGATTGTTATCAGGGACCAGTTAACTAGTGCGAGCTCCAGATATTAAATTGTTTCCCGTCGTATGCATGATCAAGAATTAATCGGCGCCGTCCAATGGGGATTGAGTAATAAATAGCTCGATGGATCGAATTAATCCGATTTCCTAGCACTACTGGCCATCCTACTGGTATTTAAGTTTGTCCCCTGTAAACTTAATACCGTAAATCGTACTACTCAACTACTGCATTAAGGATTTTTCAGTTATATTATCATCTCTTTTCAGATGATTATTCAATTAATTCATCGATAAATCAAGTttagaaagaataaaaatattaattttattggcAACAGCGATGATTCCGAAGACATCCACCGTCAAATGCGGggcaaaattttttgaaagcaGCTTTTCCTCGGAATTGCCCGAAGTTGTCTTATGTGAAAGTCTATAACATAGCCAACATTTCTGCGTCGGATATTCGCAACATCTTGTAGGGTTTTTGCCTTAATATCTCGTTTCAGTTTTTGCAATAAATAGAAAGAATGAAAAACAGAATGTAGAAGCCAAACATTTATGTGCAACAACTAACAATAATTGGATTTACAAAACATTATTATCTTAATCCACCTCGTTTATGTCACATCATCGTTCGTCTCCAAGATCCAAATTGCCCCCACAAAAAAGAAAGTAATAAATACAAAACAGGAACTACGTAGAGAGAAGCTGATCTTATCCTCTcaattaaaacttttttaataagcaattaggtattattttaaaaaaaaaaatacaaaaaaaaatccaccgTCAAACTTCGCTTCGATCGAaccaatataataataaataaataccaaCCCTTCATCGTCGTCGCTACAGCAGCTATGTACACTTCCGCAGGAGTGGCGGGGGCATGCGGATGACCGTTGGATCGACCTCTAACCCAATCGAGACCGTTGGCGCCGGGTCAAACTCGCAGGGGCGCGGTCGACTCGGCGGTgtccggggcggcggcggcgccgaggcAATCGAAGGGGGCTTTGACCGCGGCGAGCTTCCCCCTGTTCGTGGAGCCGGAGGCATCGGCGTCCCCCCTCTTGAG
This genomic window contains:
- the LOC109724767 gene encoding purine permease 3-like, which gives rise to MDIDHEGRDNNLQQQQQQRVGIMSSGLKRFLVVLNCVLMALGNTGGPLLLRLYFRRGGHRIWLSSFLETAGWPLLLVPLLAVSRTPPSVFATPRLLLPCAVLGLLTGLDDFLYAYGLAFLPVSTAAILISTHLAFTALFAFLLVRQRFTPYSLNAVALLTVGAVILGLHVRSDRPPGVSRGQYYMGFFLTIGAAALYGLVLPLVELTYRRAKRPITYTLVIEMQLVMGFFATAFCAVGMIVNNDFQAISKEAKSYELGETWYYMVLVWCAIFWQFFFLGTMGVIFCVNTLLAAIIIAVFIPVTEVLGVIIFKERFSSEKGVALTLSLWGLASYSYGEYREGKEKEKEVALRAQSG